Proteins encoded together in one Triticum dicoccoides isolate Atlit2015 ecotype Zavitan chromosome 7B, WEW_v2.0, whole genome shotgun sequence window:
- the LOC119341998 gene encoding adenylate kinase, chloroplastic-like codes for MASSTATAAAVFSALSPPPVGAERPVPQGRLLFRGSGARSSPLRINPARHHGLSPAPRAAKAVEAAKADPLNVMIAGAPASGKGTQCELIKAKYGLVHISAGDLLRAEIATGTDNGKQAKEFMEKGQLVPDEIVVNMVKGRLLQPDAQEKGWLLDGYPRSYSQAMALETLGIRPDIFILLDVPDELLVERVVGRRLDPETGKIYHLKYSPPENEEIASRLTQRFDDTEEKVKLRLQTHYQNIESLVSIYEDIIVKVNGNTTVEDVFGEIEKLLTSSLDKKTEMVAS; via the exons ATGGCTTCTTccacggccaccgccgccgccgtcttctccgctctCTCACCGCCGCCCGTGGGTGCCGAGAGGCCGGTTCCCCAGGGCCGCCTCCTCTTCCGCGGCTCCGGCGCTCGCTCCAGCCCCCTACGGATCAACCCCGCCCGACACCACGGACTCTCGCCGGCGCCTAGAGCGGCCAAG GCCGTGGAGGCAGCGAAGGCTGACCCTCTAAATGTCATGATAGCGGGAGCTCCGGCGTCCGGGAAGGGCACGCAGTGCGAGCTAATCAAGGCCAAA TATGGTCTGGTGCACATTTCAGCTGGAGATTTGTTAAGGGCAGAAATCGCCACAGGCACCGACAATGGGAAGCAGGCCAAGGAGTTTATGGAGAAGGGACAGCTGGTTCCTGACGAGATCGTTGTTAAT ATGGTGAAGGGGCGTCTTCTGCAACCAGATGCTCAGGAAAAGGGTTGGCTTTTGGATGGTTACCCGAGAAGTTATTCACAGGCAATGGCACTGGAAACTCTTGGAATCCGGCCCGACATTTTCATTCTATTAGAT GTTCCGGATGAACTTCTTGTTGAAAGGGTAGTTGGCAGACGGCTGGATCCTGAAACTGGGAAAATATACCATCTAAAGTATTCTCCGCCTGAGAATGAAGAAATTGCATCCAGGCTTACACAAAGATTTGATGATACAGAAGAAAAG GTTAAGCTGAGGTTGCAGACTCATTATCAAAATATCGAGTCCTTGGTTTCGATATATGAAGATATTATAGTCAAG GTAAATGGAAATACCACGGTGGAAGATGTATTCGGTGAGATTGAGAAGCTGCTCACTTCCAGCCTTGATAAGAAAACAGAAATGGTGGCTAGCTAA
- the LOC119341997 gene encoding alcohol dehydrogenase-like translates to MSLSTASRRALSRIGGALRRSFSSSSVPDASGYHVSGGPSFMRAAVFWEPGRPLTMEEFRMPRPKAGEVLVKTKACGVCHSDLHVMKGELPFASPCVVGHEITGEVVDHGMHTPAEIVNRFPVGSHVVGAFIMPCGNCFYCVKGQEDLCETFFAYNRAKGTLYDGETRLFLRSNGKPVYMYSMGGLAEYCVVPANALAILPNSLPYTESAILGCAVFTAYGALRHAAEMRAGDSVAVIGVGGVGSSCLQIARAFGASEVIAVDVLDEKLQNAKTLGATHTVNAAKEDAVERIKEITGGRGVDVAVEALGKALTFSQCTQSVRDGGKAVMIGLAATNVVGEVDITRLVRRQVKIIGSYGARARQDLPQIVKLAESGAFNLENAISRKCKFEEANSAYEDLNQGKIVGRAVVEIMQC, encoded by the exons ATGTCCCTCTCCACCGCCTCCCGCCGCGCCCTCAGCCGGATCGGTGGCGCCCTCCGGCGGTCCTTCTCGTCGTCGTCGGTGCCGGACGCCTCGGGGTACCACGTGTCCGGTGGGCCGAGCTTCATGCGCGCGGCCGTGTTCTGGGAGCCCGGCCGCCCGCTCACCATGGAGGAGTTCCGCATGCCGCGCCCCAAGGCCGGCGAGGTCCTCGTCAAGACCAAAG CTTGTGGAGTCTGCCACTCTGATCTCCATGTCATGAAAGGCGAACTCCCTTTCGCCAGCCCTTGTGTTGTTGGCCATGAGATCACCGGGGAGGTTGTCGACCATGGCATGCACACGCCCGCTGAGATCGTCAATAG GTTCCCAGTTGGCAGTCATGTTGTTGGAGCCTTCATAATGCCCTGTGGGAATTGCTTTTACTGTGTGAAG GGCCAGGAAGACCTCTGTGAGACTTTCTTTGCGTATAATCGTGCTAAAGGAACACTATACGATGGTGAAACCCGACTGTTTCTACGCAGCAACG GAAAACCAGTGTACATGTACAGTATGGGCGGGCTTGCGGAGTACTGTGTTGTGCCGGCCAATGCACTAGCAATTCTTCCTAACTCGTTGCCGTACACAGAGTCAGCCATTCTAGGATGTGCTGTGTTCACCGCGTATGGCGCTTTGAGGCATGCTGCTGAAATGCGTGCCGGTGATTCAGTAGCAGTGATTGGGGTTGGAGGGGTCGGATCAAG CTGTTTACAGATAGCAAGAGCCTTTGGAGCTTCCGAAGTCATTGCGGTAGATGTTCTTGATGAGAAACTTCAGAATGCAAAAACACTTGGAGCAACCCACACTGTAAACGCAGCTAAAGAAGACGCTGTTGAAAGGATCAAG GAAATTACTGGTGGGAGAGGTGTGGATGTGGCTGTGGAGGCACTTGGCAAGGCATTAACATTTTCCCAGTGCACCCAAAGTGTGCGAGATGGAGGTAAAGCTGTTATGATTGGGCTTGCTGCAACAAACGTAGTAGGCGAGGTGGATATAACCCGTCTTGTTCGCCGACAG GTCAAAATCATTGGCTCGTATGGTGCAAGAGCCAGGCAAGATCTTCCTCAGATAGTCAAGCTTGCTGAGAGCGGCGCCTTCAATCTCGAGAACGCCATATCAAGGAAATGCAAATTCGAAGAGGCAAACAGCGCCTATGAGGATCTCAACCAGGGCAAGATCGTTGGCCGGGCTGTAGTTGAAATCATGCAGTGCTGA
- the LOC119336387 gene encoding phosphatidylinositol-3-phosphatase SAC1-like isoform X2, whose product MITIPHSSVQTDVATSKNELRYKKLLASVDLTKDFFYSYTYPIMQSLQQNVTSAGMKETPYENLFVWNTFLTEPIRSKCHNALWSVALVHGHFKQVKLSVFGRELNVILISRRSRHFAGTRYLKRGVNDHGKVANDVETEQIVFEEEAGSWKGRMSAIVQMRGSIPLFWSQEAGRLSPKPDIFVQRYDPTYEATKLHFEDLAQRYGQPIIILNLIKTVEKRPREMMLRREFFNAVGYLNQNVPEERKLRFIHWDFHKFAKSKSANVLGVLGGVASEALDLTGFYYSGKPKVQKRRSIQLSQTSTARDVEIRASSGDLPRLSSNADALGSIASQDMRKEDSKHEPLGDAPCYQTGVLRTNCIDCLDRTNVAQYAYGLAALGRQLHAMGLTDVSKIHPDSSIASALMEMYQSMGDALAHQYGGSAAHNTVFPERQGKWKATTQSREFLKSIKRYYSNAYTDGEKQDAINLFLGYFQPQEGKPALWELDTDYYLHVTTAGDDSYHLSSPHGNNVPGGSGDAMSPRPTLSPVPACKEDFSRMKLTSFDKLIERTCSSIRNVRLHCDADLRPSGGVGTSAMAPDAAEIQLKSPNWLFGQRKHAETVPTAKVTPVENANEGNKDETNVSLCGELNWLSSSADSCEEDNFRRYLAFTTADVDNGWYSGALLYDQDENSGAYKHYSEFCQGPVMDPFEHDPEKEGHYREALSMDIELTDDAQVEAEMKAALDDYQVIGSDLSIIPSCGSLAEDPSQLTRWIIGDEKLRVVGAVQ is encoded by the exons ATGATCACCATCCCGCACTCGTCTGTACAGACAGATGTTGCAACCTCTAAGAACGAGCTAAG GTACAAGAAGCTTTTGGCCAGTGTTGATCTCACAAAGGATTTCTTCTATAGCTACACATACCCAATCATGCAGAGCTTGCAGCAGAATGTCACCTCTGCAGGGATGAAGGAAACACCTTATGAAAATTTGtttgtatggaacactttcctgacAGAGCCGATTCGCTCAAAGTGCCACAATGCTCTGTGGAGTGTAGCTCTGGTTCATGGACACTTTAAGCAG GTCAAGCTGTCAGTATTTGGCAGGGAGTTAAATGTTATTCTCATTTCGAGAAGATCTCGGCATTTTGCTGGTACACG GTATTTAAAAAGAGGCGTGAATGACCATGGAAAAGTTGCAAACGATGTTGAAACAGAGCAAATAGTATTTGAAGAGGAAGCTGGTTCCTGGAAGGGAAGAATGAGCGCAATAGTACAGATGCGAGGATCAATCCCTCTCTTTTGGTCACAAGAGGCTGGCCGACTTAGTCCTAAGCCTGATATTTTTG TGCAGAGGTATGATCCTACTTATGAAGCAACCAAGTTACATTTTGAGGATCTCGCTCAGCGATATGGACAGCCTATCATAATACTTAATTTAATAAAG ACTGTTGAAAAAAGGCCACGGGAGATGATGCTCAGGCGTGAATTCTTTAATGCAGTTGGATATCTTAATCAGAATGTCCCAGAAGAGAGGAAACTGAGATTCATCCACTGGGATTTTCATAAATTTGCGAAAAG CAAGTCTGCAAATGTGCTGGGTGTTTTAGGAGGTGTGGCGAGCGAAGCACTGGACCTTACTGGATTTTACTACAGTGGGAAGCCAAAAGTTCAAAAAAGAAGGTCTATCCAGCTTAGTCAAACTAGCACTGCAAG GGATGTTGAAATAAGAGCTAGTTCTGGAGACCTTCCGAGACTCTCTAGTAATGCTGATGCACTTGGTTCTATAGCTTCTCAGGATATGAGAAAAGAGGATAGCAAACATGAGCCTCTTGGTGATGCTCCTTGTTATCAAACTGGAGTTCTTCGTACGAATTGCATAGACTGCCTGGATCGCACAAATGTCGCACAGTATGCTTATGGCCTTGCTGCTTTGGGGAGGCAACTTCATGCGATGGGACTGACAGATGTTTCAAAAATCCACCCAGATAGCAGCATCGCTTCAGCTTTAATGGAAATGTACCAGAGCATGGGTGATGCACTTGCTCATCAGTACGGAGGCTCTGCAGCACATAATACG GTTTTCCCCGAGAGGCAAGGGAAGTGGAAGGCTACTACTCAATCTAGGGAGTTTCTGAAATCAATTAAACGATATTACAGCAATGCCTACACCGACGGTGAGAAACAAGATGCTATAAATTT ATTTCTAGGTTATTTCCAACCTCAAGAAGGAAAACCGGCTCTCTGGGAACTGGATACTGATTACTATCTCCACGTGACAACAGCTGGTGATGATAGCTACCATCTTAG TTCCCCACATGGAAATAATGTGCCCGGGGGATCTGGAGATGCCATGAGCCCAAGACCCACATTGAGCCCTGTGCCAGCATGTAAAGAGGACTTCTCAAGGATGAAACTTACTTCATTTGACAAACTTATAGAAAGAACCTGTAGTTCGATAAGGAATGTGAGGCTTCATTGTGATGCTGATCTAAGGCCAAGTGGTGGTGTTGGAACTTCTGCAATGGCACCAGATGCCGC TGAGATACAACTTAAAAGCCCAAACTGGTTGTTTGGTCAAAGAAAACACGCAGAGACAGTTCCAACGGCAAAAGTCACCCCAGTTGAAAATGCGAATGAGGGAAACAAAGACGAGACGAATGTGTCTTTGTGTGGGGAACTGAACTGGCTTTCCTCCTCGGCAGATTCATGCGAGGAGGACAACTTCAGAAG GTATCTAGCATTCACGACAGCGGATGTAGATAATGGCTGGTACAGTGGAGCACTGCTATACGATCAAGATGAGAACAGCGGTGCTTATAAACATTACTCAGAATTTTGCCAG GGTCCAGTCATGGATCCTTTCGAGCACGACCCCGAGAAAGAAGGGCACTACAGGGAGGCTCTTAGCATGGACATTGAACTTACAGACGATGCACAGGTGGAGGCAGAAATGAAAGCCGCTCTGGACGACTACCAGGTGATAGGTTCAGATCTGAGCATCATCCCGTCGTGCGGCTCCCTCGCCGAGGACCCAAGCCAGCTGACAAGGTGGATCATTGGGGACGAGAAGCTGCGCGTCGTCGGCGCTGTGCAGTAG
- the LOC119336387 gene encoding phosphatidylinositol-3-phosphatase SAC1-like isoform X1: MAAEADDPTAASATLEKFRLYETRARFYVIGSSREKRWFRVLKIDRSEPSELHLSEDPVWYSQQEVKSLLQRIAEGNRSTGGLTFVTKAYGIAGCIKFLESYYLILVTKRRQIGCICGHAIYCIDESQMITIPHSSVQTDVATSKNELRYKKLLASVDLTKDFFYSYTYPIMQSLQQNVTSAGMKETPYENLFVWNTFLTEPIRSKCHNALWSVALVHGHFKQVKLSVFGRELNVILISRRSRHFAGTRYLKRGVNDHGKVANDVETEQIVFEEEAGSWKGRMSAIVQMRGSIPLFWSQEAGRLSPKPDIFVQRYDPTYEATKLHFEDLAQRYGQPIIILNLIKTVEKRPREMMLRREFFNAVGYLNQNVPEERKLRFIHWDFHKFAKSKSANVLGVLGGVASEALDLTGFYYSGKPKVQKRRSIQLSQTSTARDVEIRASSGDLPRLSSNADALGSIASQDMRKEDSKHEPLGDAPCYQTGVLRTNCIDCLDRTNVAQYAYGLAALGRQLHAMGLTDVSKIHPDSSIASALMEMYQSMGDALAHQYGGSAAHNTVFPERQGKWKATTQSREFLKSIKRYYSNAYTDGEKQDAINLFLGYFQPQEGKPALWELDTDYYLHVTTAGDDSYHLSSPHGNNVPGGSGDAMSPRPTLSPVPACKEDFSRMKLTSFDKLIERTCSSIRNVRLHCDADLRPSGGVGTSAMAPDAAEIQLKSPNWLFGQRKHAETVPTAKVTPVENANEGNKDETNVSLCGELNWLSSSADSCEEDNFRRYLAFTTADVDNGWYSGALLYDQDENSGAYKHYSEFCQGPVMDPFEHDPEKEGHYREALSMDIELTDDAQVEAEMKAALDDYQVIGSDLSIIPSCGSLAEDPSQLTRWIIGDEKLRVVGAVQ, translated from the exons ATGGCGGCGGAggcggacgacccgacggcggcgtCAGCGACGCTGGAGAAGTTCCGCCTCTACGAAACGCGCGCC AGGTTCTACGTGATCGGGAGCTCGCGGGAGAAGCGGTGGTTTCGGGTGCTCAAGATTGACCGCTCGGAGCCGTCGGAGCTCCACCTCAGCGAGGACCCCGTCTGGTACTCCCAGCAGGAGGTCAAGAGCCTGCTCCAGCGCATCGCCGAGGGCAACCGCTCCACTGGCGGCCTCACCTTCGTCACCAAGGCCTACGGCATCGCAG GTTGCATCAAGTTCTTGGAGTCATATTACCTGATTTTAGTCACCAAGCGTCGTCAAATCGGTTGCATTTGTGGCCATGCTATATATTGTATAGATGAGAGCCAGATGATCACCATCCCGCACTCGTCTGTACAGACAGATGTTGCAACCTCTAAGAACGAGCTAAG GTACAAGAAGCTTTTGGCCAGTGTTGATCTCACAAAGGATTTCTTCTATAGCTACACATACCCAATCATGCAGAGCTTGCAGCAGAATGTCACCTCTGCAGGGATGAAGGAAACACCTTATGAAAATTTGtttgtatggaacactttcctgacAGAGCCGATTCGCTCAAAGTGCCACAATGCTCTGTGGAGTGTAGCTCTGGTTCATGGACACTTTAAGCAG GTCAAGCTGTCAGTATTTGGCAGGGAGTTAAATGTTATTCTCATTTCGAGAAGATCTCGGCATTTTGCTGGTACACG GTATTTAAAAAGAGGCGTGAATGACCATGGAAAAGTTGCAAACGATGTTGAAACAGAGCAAATAGTATTTGAAGAGGAAGCTGGTTCCTGGAAGGGAAGAATGAGCGCAATAGTACAGATGCGAGGATCAATCCCTCTCTTTTGGTCACAAGAGGCTGGCCGACTTAGTCCTAAGCCTGATATTTTTG TGCAGAGGTATGATCCTACTTATGAAGCAACCAAGTTACATTTTGAGGATCTCGCTCAGCGATATGGACAGCCTATCATAATACTTAATTTAATAAAG ACTGTTGAAAAAAGGCCACGGGAGATGATGCTCAGGCGTGAATTCTTTAATGCAGTTGGATATCTTAATCAGAATGTCCCAGAAGAGAGGAAACTGAGATTCATCCACTGGGATTTTCATAAATTTGCGAAAAG CAAGTCTGCAAATGTGCTGGGTGTTTTAGGAGGTGTGGCGAGCGAAGCACTGGACCTTACTGGATTTTACTACAGTGGGAAGCCAAAAGTTCAAAAAAGAAGGTCTATCCAGCTTAGTCAAACTAGCACTGCAAG GGATGTTGAAATAAGAGCTAGTTCTGGAGACCTTCCGAGACTCTCTAGTAATGCTGATGCACTTGGTTCTATAGCTTCTCAGGATATGAGAAAAGAGGATAGCAAACATGAGCCTCTTGGTGATGCTCCTTGTTATCAAACTGGAGTTCTTCGTACGAATTGCATAGACTGCCTGGATCGCACAAATGTCGCACAGTATGCTTATGGCCTTGCTGCTTTGGGGAGGCAACTTCATGCGATGGGACTGACAGATGTTTCAAAAATCCACCCAGATAGCAGCATCGCTTCAGCTTTAATGGAAATGTACCAGAGCATGGGTGATGCACTTGCTCATCAGTACGGAGGCTCTGCAGCACATAATACG GTTTTCCCCGAGAGGCAAGGGAAGTGGAAGGCTACTACTCAATCTAGGGAGTTTCTGAAATCAATTAAACGATATTACAGCAATGCCTACACCGACGGTGAGAAACAAGATGCTATAAATTT ATTTCTAGGTTATTTCCAACCTCAAGAAGGAAAACCGGCTCTCTGGGAACTGGATACTGATTACTATCTCCACGTGACAACAGCTGGTGATGATAGCTACCATCTTAG TTCCCCACATGGAAATAATGTGCCCGGGGGATCTGGAGATGCCATGAGCCCAAGACCCACATTGAGCCCTGTGCCAGCATGTAAAGAGGACTTCTCAAGGATGAAACTTACTTCATTTGACAAACTTATAGAAAGAACCTGTAGTTCGATAAGGAATGTGAGGCTTCATTGTGATGCTGATCTAAGGCCAAGTGGTGGTGTTGGAACTTCTGCAATGGCACCAGATGCCGC TGAGATACAACTTAAAAGCCCAAACTGGTTGTTTGGTCAAAGAAAACACGCAGAGACAGTTCCAACGGCAAAAGTCACCCCAGTTGAAAATGCGAATGAGGGAAACAAAGACGAGACGAATGTGTCTTTGTGTGGGGAACTGAACTGGCTTTCCTCCTCGGCAGATTCATGCGAGGAGGACAACTTCAGAAG GTATCTAGCATTCACGACAGCGGATGTAGATAATGGCTGGTACAGTGGAGCACTGCTATACGATCAAGATGAGAACAGCGGTGCTTATAAACATTACTCAGAATTTTGCCAG GGTCCAGTCATGGATCCTTTCGAGCACGACCCCGAGAAAGAAGGGCACTACAGGGAGGCTCTTAGCATGGACATTGAACTTACAGACGATGCACAGGTGGAGGCAGAAATGAAAGCCGCTCTGGACGACTACCAGGTGATAGGTTCAGATCTGAGCATCATCCCGTCGTGCGGCTCCCTCGCCGAGGACCCAAGCCAGCTGACAAGGTGGATCATTGGGGACGAGAAGCTGCGCGTCGTCGGCGCTGTGCAGTAG